One window from the genome of Candidatus Didemnitutus sp. encodes:
- a CDS encoding 3-deoxy-D-arabino-heptulosonate 7-phosphate synthase, whose product MILPKATRLTPEQLNEVTTIVVEFGCKIQPIIGAVRSIYAIVGDERDELMIARLEGLDYIERIDRIQSPFKLMDRRSDLANHHLKIGNVTLGEELLVIAGQCTIDPKNPNYYLETSQAVKEAGADALRGGVWKPRTNPYSFQGDARSLEILMDASRRTGLPVVTEVMELEHINLALDAGVHVLQIGARNALNYSLLRQVGRAIAGRSTAVMLKRSIHSGPLAEFISAAEYIAAFGNPNVILCPRGTQPQLEGYRNQPDESITPLLKEKTWAPVVVDPSHSVGKASYVPAAALAAVAYGCDGLCIEAHVSPSHGIGDDPKQAVTPSALAELVKRCRALHATLRPQPAARA is encoded by the coding sequence ATGATCCTCCCTAAAGCCACTCGCCTCACGCCCGAACAGCTCAACGAAGTCACGACCATCGTCGTCGAGTTCGGCTGCAAGATCCAACCCATCATCGGTGCCGTCCGTTCGATCTACGCCATCGTCGGCGACGAGCGCGACGAGCTGATGATCGCGCGCCTCGAAGGCCTCGACTACATCGAGCGCATCGATCGCATCCAGTCGCCGTTCAAGCTCATGGACCGGCGCTCGGACCTCGCCAACCACCACCTCAAGATCGGCAACGTCACGCTGGGCGAGGAACTCTTGGTCATCGCCGGCCAGTGCACGATCGATCCGAAAAATCCCAATTATTACCTCGAGACTTCGCAGGCCGTGAAAGAGGCGGGCGCCGATGCGCTCCGCGGCGGCGTGTGGAAGCCGCGCACCAATCCCTACAGCTTCCAAGGCGACGCGCGCTCGCTCGAAATCCTCATGGACGCCTCGCGCCGCACCGGCCTGCCGGTCGTCACCGAAGTCATGGAGCTCGAGCACATCAACCTCGCCCTCGATGCCGGTGTGCACGTGCTCCAGATCGGCGCACGCAACGCGCTGAACTACTCGCTCCTCCGCCAGGTCGGCCGCGCCATCGCCGGTCGCTCCACCGCGGTGATGCTCAAGCGCAGCATCCACAGCGGCCCGCTTGCGGAGTTCATCTCCGCTGCCGAATACATCGCGGCCTTCGGCAATCCGAACGTCATTCTCTGCCCGCGCGGCACCCAGCCGCAGCTCGAGGGTTACCGCAACCAGCCCGACGAATCGATCACGCCGCTGCTCAAGGAAAAGACCTGGGCGCCGGTCGTCGTCGATCCGTCGCATTCCGTCGGTAAAGCCAGCTACGTCCCTGCCGCCGCGCTCGCCGCCGTGGCCTACGGCTGCGACGGCCTGTGCATCGAGGCGCACGTCAGCCCGTCGCACGGCATCGGCGACGACCCGAAGCAGGCCGTGACGCCCTCGGCGCTTGCCGAGCTGGTCAAACGCTGCCGCGCTCTCCACGCTACGCTTCGTCCCCAACCCGCCGCCCGCGCCTAA
- the pheA gene encoding prephenate dehydratase: MKKELSAIRTRIDAIDERVVKLLNDRLRLAQRIGEVKRGARGRIYVAEREADVLRRVATTNKGGVLKPAALQAIYREIMSAALALEKPLVIAYLGPEATYTHAAALKKFGRSVDYRPMPSLADVFTAVEKGEADYGVVPIENSTEGTVRDSLDLFVETPLKIVAELQLEIEHTLLSREPLEKITRVYSKDQALAQCRRWLQRHLPHAQLIDVDSTALGVQRAAKEKGAAAVGPRLAGERYGVPAVAQRIQDQKNNTSRFGILGREPSGVVGKGHDKTSLLVSLHHEPGALLRALTPFHKRKLNLTRIESRPSRLRPWDYIFFLDVSGHYDEPAMQQALADLRRQCPLVKWLGSYPAAKAV, from the coding sequence ATGAAAAAAGAACTCTCCGCCATCCGCACGCGCATCGACGCCATCGACGAACGCGTCGTGAAGCTCCTCAACGATCGCCTCCGTCTCGCCCAGCGCATCGGCGAAGTGAAACGCGGCGCACGCGGGCGCATCTACGTCGCCGAGCGCGAGGCCGACGTGCTCCGTCGCGTCGCCACCACCAACAAGGGCGGCGTGCTCAAACCCGCGGCGCTCCAGGCCATTTATCGCGAGATCATGTCCGCTGCGCTCGCGTTGGAGAAACCGCTCGTCATCGCCTACCTCGGACCCGAGGCGACCTACACGCACGCCGCGGCATTGAAGAAGTTCGGCCGTAGCGTCGATTACCGCCCGATGCCGTCGCTCGCCGACGTGTTCACCGCGGTGGAGAAGGGGGAGGCCGACTACGGCGTCGTGCCGATCGAGAACTCCACCGAAGGCACCGTGCGCGATTCGCTGGATCTCTTCGTCGAGACGCCGCTGAAGATCGTCGCCGAGCTCCAGCTCGAGATCGAGCACACGCTGCTCTCGCGCGAGCCGCTGGAAAAAATCACCCGCGTCTACTCGAAGGACCAGGCGCTCGCCCAGTGCCGCCGCTGGCTCCAGCGCCACCTGCCGCACGCGCAGCTGATCGACGTCGACAGCACCGCGCTCGGCGTGCAGCGCGCCGCGAAAGAGAAGGGCGCCGCCGCCGTCGGTCCGCGCCTCGCCGGCGAGCGTTACGGTGTGCCTGCCGTAGCGCAGCGCATCCAGGACCAGAAGAACAACACCTCGCGCTTCGGCATCCTCGGCCGCGAGCCGTCCGGCGTGGTTGGCAAGGGCCACGACAAGACGAGCCTGCTCGTCTCGCTGCATCACGAGCCCGGCGCGTTGCTGCGCGCGCTCACGCCTTTCCACAAGCGCAAGCTCAACCTCACGCGCATCGAGTCGCGTCCGAGCCGCCTGCGTCCGTGGGACTACATCTTCTTCCTCGATGTCTCCGGCCACTACGACGAGCCCGCGATGCAGCAGGCGCTCGCCGACCTGCGCCGCCAGTGTCCGCTCGTGAAGTGGCTCGGCAGCTATCCGGCGGCGAAGGCGGTGTGA
- the glgA gene encoding glycogen synthase GlgA, with product MRRLKVLFVTPEVEPFVKVGGLADMVGALPKDIAALGHDARVVCPLYATTKRVGEWKTREEPLGVDVGPEARWARTWETTLPGTAVPAYFIEHDWYFGRPEVYSESSDNPFRFAFFCRAVLALCEQLDWIPDVIHAHDWTTGLLPVMLNTTLRDGPLGKIATVFTVHNLEHQGLAPRSLVEFSRLPMGEYRSDSLESHGQVNMMKGGLYHSSKITTVSPTYAQEIRTREGGFGLDAVLRFRSADVIGILNGIDAAAWDPATDKALPANFSAADLSGKAACKAALQERLGLNPDAHVAVYGVVARLAHQKGLDLLAESIGHIVERMHVQFAIVGSGDERTEAMFRTAAARHPGKIGAFIGFDPKLARLVQAGSDLFVMPSRSEPCGLTQMYAMRYGTLPIVRATGGLVDTVVNYDEGSNRGTGFLFREANSAALYQAIGRACATYYDRREEFRAMQLRAMAQDFSWAASAPKYVECYRWAIEARTGTTLEA from the coding sequence ATGCGCCGGCTGAAAGTCCTGTTCGTCACCCCCGAAGTTGAGCCTTTCGTCAAAGTGGGCGGGCTCGCCGACATGGTCGGCGCCCTGCCGAAGGATATCGCGGCGCTCGGCCACGATGCGCGCGTGGTGTGCCCGCTGTATGCCACGACGAAGCGCGTGGGCGAATGGAAGACGCGCGAGGAGCCGCTCGGCGTGGACGTCGGGCCGGAGGCGCGCTGGGCGCGCACGTGGGAGACGACGCTCCCGGGCACGGCGGTGCCGGCGTATTTCATCGAGCACGACTGGTATTTCGGTCGCCCGGAGGTCTACAGCGAGTCGAGCGACAATCCGTTTCGCTTCGCCTTCTTCTGTCGCGCGGTGCTCGCGCTATGCGAGCAGCTCGACTGGATCCCGGACGTGATCCACGCGCACGATTGGACGACGGGGCTGCTGCCCGTGATGCTGAACACGACGTTGCGCGACGGACCACTCGGGAAGATCGCGACGGTTTTCACGGTGCACAATCTCGAGCACCAAGGCCTCGCGCCGCGCAGTCTCGTGGAGTTTTCGCGGCTGCCGATGGGCGAATATCGCTCCGACTCGCTCGAGAGCCACGGCCAGGTGAACATGATGAAGGGCGGGCTCTATCACTCGTCGAAGATCACGACGGTGAGTCCGACCTACGCGCAGGAAATCCGCACACGCGAGGGAGGTTTCGGGCTCGATGCCGTGCTGCGTTTCCGCTCGGCCGACGTGATCGGCATCCTGAACGGCATCGACGCCGCCGCGTGGGACCCGGCGACCGACAAGGCGCTGCCCGCGAATTTTTCCGCCGCCGATCTCTCTGGCAAGGCGGCGTGCAAAGCGGCGTTGCAGGAACGGCTCGGGCTCAATCCCGACGCGCATGTCGCGGTCTACGGCGTCGTCGCGCGCCTCGCGCACCAGAAGGGTCTCGATCTGCTCGCCGAGTCGATCGGGCACATCGTCGAGCGCATGCACGTGCAGTTCGCCATCGTGGGCAGCGGCGACGAGCGGACCGAGGCGATGTTCCGCACGGCCGCGGCGCGCCATCCGGGCAAGATCGGGGCGTTCATCGGCTTCGACCCGAAACTCGCGCGTCTCGTGCAGGCGGGCAGCGATCTGTTCGTGATGCCGAGTCGTTCGGAGCCGTGCGGCCTCACGCAGATGTATGCGATGCGCTACGGCACGCTGCCGATTGTCCGCGCGACCGGCGGCCTTGTCGACACGGTGGTGAACTACGACGAGGGCTCGAATCGCGGCACGGGTTTCCTCTTCCGCGAAGCGAACTCGGCCGCGCTCTATCAGGCGATCGGCCGGGCGTGCGCGACGTATTACGACCGCCGCGAAGAGTTCCGCGCCATGCAGCTGCGCGCGATGGCGCAGGATTTCTCGTGGGCCGCGAGCGCGCCGAAATACGTCGAATGCTACCGCTGGGCGATCGAGGCGCGGACGGGGACGACGCTGGAAGCCTGA